A single window of Anopheles moucheti chromosome 2, idAnoMoucSN_F20_07, whole genome shotgun sequence DNA harbors:
- the LOC128309921 gene encoding leukocyte elastase inhibitor-like → MIWILLAVAVATHVSCQNYEYSGTITVKKDEFCNLNNIRKRDCEGKFQMFLNTRPDMEQCATNPPIYSNRCNSLVYEKTTQLAPCTGNRCNDFGTRYSEVMPVPDRQTAVNNEELELPGSSVPYDARVMDFSVKLFQKAFPADDTSNYIISPIMVQTLLSYLNDGASNATRLEMESVLQLNMNDLREIDRALKPHTEQGYISKNKLDTASQIFKSTTIDLLPAFRQSLKRNQVPLEEMDFSNRKLAAESINNWAKEKTRQRILEVIDENSIDPDTKLLLMNALYFNGTWMYKFNKTERGSFELNGLPPKRTSVSMMFLTKDLRNGNTRTDNSGNGMYWIELPYDGDRMSMILFLPNERFQLDRELRKFTGAQLQNILYEIEQDEPSKVRVQLPEFKAESTVSLVEPLKKLGIVSMFGDRKPFDRLSDDDVKISDVKQKSFLTVNPHGTVATSVTTLTVIPLSITHVLDFKADQPFALIIMDKVKKLPLFFAKISQPLKVKSKKHH, encoded by the exons ATGATTTGGATATTGTTAGCTGTGG ctgtCGCCACCCACGTATCTTGCCAAAACTATGAATACAGCGGCACTATTACTGTGAAAAAGGATGAATTCTGTAATTTGAATAACATTCGCAAGAGGGATTGTGAAGGGAAATTTCAAATGTTCCTCAATACCCGTCCAGACATGGAACAATGTGCCACGAATCCTCCAATCTATTCAAATCGCTGCAACTCGTTGGTATATGAAAAAACGACCCAACTGGCACCATGTACCGGTAACCGCTGCAATGACTTTGGCACACGTTATTCCGAAGTTATGCCTGTGCCAGACCGGCAAACTGCTGTCAACAATGAAGAGCTTGAGCTACCGGGGTCCTCAGTTCCGTACGACGCAAGAGTGATGGATTTTTCGGTGAAACTTTTCCAGAAAGCTTTCCCAGCTGACGATACGAGCAACTATATTATTAGTCCGATCATGGTACAAACGCTGCTGTCTTATTTGAATGATGgagcttccaacgcaacgCGATTGGAAATGGAATCGGTGCTGCAGCTAAACATGAACGATCTGCGTGAAATTGATCGGGCACTGAAACCTCACACCGAGCAGGGGTACATATCGAAGAACAAGCTCGACACAGCCTCGCAGATTTTCAAATCAACTACGATCGACCTACTGCCCGCATTCCGGCAGTCGCTGAAACGCAACCAGGTCCCCCTGGAAGAGATGGACTTCAGCAATCGAAAGTTAGCTGCCGAAAGCATCAACAATTGGGCGAAAGAGAAAACTCGCCAACGTATTCTCGAGGTGATCGACGAAA ATTCGATCGATCCCGACACGAAGCTGCTGTTGATGAATGCCCTTTATTTCAACGGGACGTGGATGTACAAGTTCAACAAAACCGAACGTGGTTCGTTCGAGCTGAATGGACTACCACCAAAACGCACGTCCGTATCAATGATGTTCCTCACGAAGGATCTGCGCAACGGAAACACCAGAACCGACAATTCCGGCAACGGTATGTATTGGATCGAGCTGCCGTACGATGGCGATCGGATGTCGATGATCCTTTTCCTGCCCAATGAACGTTTCCAACTCGATCGAGAGTTACGCAAATTCACGGGCGCACAGTTGCAAAATATTTTGTACGAGATTGAACAAGACGAACCTAGCAAGGTGCGGGTTCAGCTGCCTGAGTTCAAGGCCGAAAGTACGGTCTCACTGGTGGAACCACTCAAGAAG CTGGGCATTGTGAGCATGTTTGGCGATCGCAAACCATTTGATCGGCTATCGGACGATGATGTGAAAATATCGGACGTCAAGCAGAAGTCCTTTTTGACCGTTAACCCGCACGGTACTGTAGCGACTAGCGTTACCACCTTAACTGTTATTCCGCTTAGCATTACACACGTGCTCGACTTCAAAGCGGATCAACCGTTCGCACTGATTATCATGGACAAGGTGAAGAAATTGCCATTGTTTTTCGCTAAAATTAGCCAACCTTTGAAGGTGAAGTCAAAGAAACACCACTAA
- the LOC128299803 gene encoding uncharacterized protein LOC128299803, whose protein sequence is MDLLPSKFAHRTGNLICCFLFFCASFTQAQQIQSVAQNPNYSSYPQYYPQVQNIPRSNVPELRTKDTLQQQQLQQQPLQRQQLQQRHDPPISFPTEYNVNSYKELVQPLPSPSGAMQFAWRMLQTMILPQQVNALMCPILPQTLLASLDDAADDGAKTELRSSLLASSKELGKLVRNQISDTQQSGVNKLDQAMAIFLGTGTKISQTIQENALKDGVEFLRVNFQNRNDAAATANNWVSQKSRGNIREIVAPNALDASTRLLLASVIYFKGKWKHQFTKTEPGLFETAPSYDKSSAPTGRQVPMMYMFNKLRYGDIDFQDGNGMRWVELPYEGSAGLSMILMLPKVRHQLQRSADQLKVTHMADIISGLKQMRSAYKMHLHVPKFNLYSSLSLVQALKNLGLKSIFDRPSALSGLADEPLVVRDVSQRTFIAIDEQGTTATSAAALSFVALSAAPPPPIINFTVNEPFLLMIVDKTNEYPLFVGKIVNPESN, encoded by the exons ATGGATTTACTGCCTTCAAAATTTGCGCACCGGACAGGCAACCTGatctgctgctttttgtttttctgtg CTTCTTTCACCCAGGCACAACAAATACAAAGTGTAGCTCAGAATCCAAACTACTCCTCGTATCCACAATATTACCCTCAAGTTCAAAATATACCCCGTTCAAATGTACCAGAGTTGCGTACCAAGGATACactacaacagcaacaactacAACAGCAACCACTGCAACGCCAACAACTACAACAAAGGCATGATCCGCCTATATCATTCCCAACGGAATATAATGTTAACAGCTATAAGGAATTGGTTCAACCGCTGCCATCGCCATCCGGAGCGATGCAGTTCGCGTGGCGCATGCTGCAG ACCATGATATTACCCCAGCAAGTGAACGCTCTCATGTGTCCGATCCTGCCGCAGACACTGCTAGCGAGCCTGGACGATGCCGCGGACGATGGTGCCAAGACTGAACTACGCTCCTCATTGCTCGCCTCCTCAAAAGAGCTGGGAAAACTGGTACGCAACCAGATTAGTGACACCCAACAGTCGGGAGTGAACAAACTCGATCAAGCCATGGCCATCTTTCTCGGAACCGGCACAAAAATCAGCCAAACCATCCAAGAGAACGCGCTGAAAGATGGGGTAGAATTCCTGCGCGTCAACTTCCAGAACCggaatgatgctgctgctacaGCCAACAACTGGGTTAGCCAAAAATCTCGTGGCAACATACGGGAAATAGTTGCACCCA ATGCCCTGGATGCCTCTACCCGACTGCTGTTGGCGAGCGTTATATATTTCAAGGGCAAATGGAAGCACCAGTTCACTAAAACGGAACCGGGGTTGTTCGAGACAGCGCCCAGTTATGACAAATCGAGCGCCCCAACCGGTCGCCAGGTGCCGATGATGTACATGTTTAACAAGCTCCGGTACGGCGATATTGACTTCCAGGATGGGAATGGTATGCGCTGGGTGGAGTTACCGTACGAAGGGTCCGCCGGACTGTCGATGATTCTGATGCTGCCAAAGGTGCGCCACCAGCTGCAGCGATCGGCCGACCAGCTGAAGGTTACGCATATGGCCGACATTATTTCGGGCTTGAAGCAGATGCGTAGCGCCTACAAGATGCATCTGCACGTGCCAAAGTTCAATCTGTACAGCTCACTGTCACTGGTGCAGGCACTAAAGAACCTGGGCCTGAAGTCAATCTTTGACCGTCCGTCTGCGCTCAGCGGCCTTGCCGACGAACCGCTGGTGGTTCGTGATGTTTCCCAGCGGACGTTCATCGCTATCGACGAGCAGGGAACCACAGCCACTTCGGCAGCTGCACTGTCGTTCGTAGCACTCAGTGCAGCGCCGCCACCTCCGATCATTAACTTTACCGTAAACGAACCCTTCCTTTTGATGATCGTCGACAAAACGAATGAGTATCCCTTGTTCGTGGGAAAGATAGTAAACCCAGAATCGAACTAA
- the LOC128299804 gene encoding serine protease inhibitor A3K has protein sequence MISEGAEGQTLKELYDVFKFPTDRDLVRKAFDVSLKRLSGQNPTNEPQFKTWFYIYKNNSVVQAYKDVLERNYAVEVRDIERNDYNFDEPKTSLDPLVLEEEIVEESNNPKGDNLVVEQSGNNSNSKDIVDFEVLKIKSALPLEDELRTDTGINTKYDEIEDENPKFDKNIDDKEYVDPTKIKEELAKKKMEAINEVAADADLDDAKIKKASEDHHDDDQPEKLTLPLKTLSLDGEQEVMQAVESQGSRRKFNVRRSFLTGDIASALSGNSLVGRKANIKADEEQVNESKMLLFNGLYYRGSWATPFQQLRTEESTFFTNTDERPVMMMRSQGTFGVGKDEQLDAKFLELPYNNSRYSLLLMVPNSKDGLKDLIKNFNPDTLSTVQKSLVKMPVHICIPKFRIDTTSRAEKPLAKLGLITMFTSKADLSGITTEQKIHIDELVQHVSIRVDEGSSSENALSATNLVESKTLEDDQEHFTADKPFLFFVRDVVDDIVIVAGKITDIPYVE, from the exons ATGATCAGCGAGGGAGCCGAAGGGCAGACACTGAAGGAGCTGTACGATGTCTTCAAGTTCCCCACGGATCGGGATTTAG TACGCAAAGCGTTTGACGTGTCGCTGAAACGTTTGAGTGGTCAAAACCCAACAAACGAGCCGCAATTCAAAACCTGGTTCTACATCTACAAAAACAACAGCGTAGTGCAAGCGTACAAGGACGTTCTGGAGCGCAACTACGCCGTGGAGGTGCGTGACATCGAGCGGAATGATTATAACTTTGACGAACCGAAAACGTCCCTCGACCCGCTTGTGCTCGAGGAAGAGATCGTCGAGGAGAGTAACAATCCCAAAGGTGACAACCTAGTTGTGGAGCAGAGCGGCAATAATAGCAACAGCAAGGACATTGTTGATTTCGAAGTGCTAAAGATTAAGTCGGCACTGCCGCTGGAAGACGAACTTCGGACGGATACGGGTATCAACACCAAGTACGACGAGATCGAGGATGAGAACCCTAAGTTTGACAAGAACATCGACGATAAAGAGTACGTCGATCCGACCAAAATCAAGGAAGAGTTGGCCAAAAAGAAGATGGAAGCCATCAATGAAGTTGCGGCTGATGCTGACCTGGATGATGCGAAAATCAAAAAGGCCAGCGAAGATCACCACGATGATGACCAGCCGGAAAAATTAACTCTACCGTTGAAGACGCTGAGCTTGGACGGTGAACAAGAGGTAATGCAGGCGGTGGAAAGTCAGGGCTCGAGGAGAAAG TTCAACGTTAGACGATCGTTCTTAACAGGCGACATAGCCTCAGCTTTGAGTGGAAACTCATTGGTTGGACGAAAGGCTAACATCAAGGCGGATGAAGAACAGGTTAACGAATCAAAGATGCTGCTATTTAATGGTCTGTACTACAGAGGAAGCTGGGCTACGCCATTCCAG CAACTCCGTACGGAGGAAAGCACATTCTTTACCAACACGGATGAAAGGCCTGTCATGATGATGCGATCGCAAGGAACGTTTGGTGTTGGAAAAGACGAACAGTTGGATGCTAAGTTCCTAGAACTGCCGTACAAT AATTCCCGCTATTCTCTCCTACTGATGGTGCCAAACAGCAAGGACGGTTTGAAGGATCTCATCAAGAACTTCAACCCCGATACACTCAGTACCGTTCAGAAGTCTTTGGTAAAAATGCCGGTACACATTTGCATTCCAAAGTTCCGCATCGATACGACAAGCCGTGCTGAGAAGCCACTAGCGAAG CTTGGGCTCATCACCATGTTTACCTCGAAGGCGGACCTAAGCGGCATTACCACCGAACAGAAGATCCACATCGACGAGCTGGTGCAGCATGTATCGATCCGTGTTGACGAAGGTTCCAGTAGCGAGAACGCACTGTCGGCCACGAATCTCGTCGAGTCGAAAACGCTTGAAGACGATCAGGAACACTTTACCGCCGACAAGCCGTTCCTGTTCTTCGTGCGTGATGTCGTCGACGATATCGTGATCGTTGCTGGCAAGATCACGGACATACCGTACGTCGAGTAG
- the LOC128297158 gene encoding uncharacterized protein LOC128297158 produces MCRSVSVLFFLLLCVFAQLEQAVCADDPNAAKKVCGLPLIQMQGTIKGWIAAFEKCPLNKACEIKDHKTQYEQIRLRCTIALKSKPEAEVTSGASRVKELLPKIETAMNDLKAMFEPTKADLAKLDKLFDQQVRAAWQEVAALQSEVFRSTLASGRTERAVLYSFLEMGSNPQLDGRFQPSNVQELLKYAWALPMKTLQRTVYSSIEKLVHASNDPLLQTLYTVDVSNVDNDAVLGSQENLLNDHVQQLRNSLATNSFDTLVSIARRFPERFAYMNERLFKLPDGTKPQADTLPSVVNFVGQLPTAEQRFKAVGALLQSLTVENGTLVADAEYVYPLAKLAYAMQPLVDTAKNSSDAANLRDRFNTPVSGNSVQYYTQLLPHPSATVAA; encoded by the coding sequence ATGTGTCGCTCCGtaagtgtgttgtttttcctgcTCCTGTGCGTGTTCGCCCAATTGGAGCAAGCAGTGTGTGCGGATGATCCGAACGCTGCAAAAAAGGTCTGTGGATTGCCACTGATCCAGATGCAGGGCACCATCAAAGGGTGGATAGCAGCGTTCGAGAAATGTCCCCTCAACAAAGCGTGCGAAATCAAAGATCACAAAACACAGTACGAGCAGATACGTTTGCGATGTACGATAGCATTAAAATCCAAACCGGAagcagaggtgacatctggtGCTTCTCGGGTAAAGGAGTTGCTGCCCAAAATCGAAACGGCCATGAATGATCTGAAAGCCATGTTCGAACCAACCAAGGCAGATCTTGCAAAGTTGGACAAGCTGTTCGATCAGCAGGTGCGCGCCGCATGGCAGGAAGTGGCTGCTTTGCAGTCGGAAGTTTTCCGCAGTACCCTCGCGTCGGGCCGCACCGAACGGGCCGTACTGTACAGCTTCCTGGAAATGGGCAGCAATCCACAGCTGGACGGTCGCTTCCAGCCGTCCAACGTGCAAGAATTACTCAAGTACGCTTGGGCACTGCCTATGAAAACTTTGCAGCGAACTGTGTACAGCTCGATCGAGAAACTGGTGCACGCGTCTAACGACCCTCTGCTCCAAACGCTCTACACGGTCGATGTGAGCAATGTGGATAACGACGCCGTGCTGGGAAGTCAAGAGAATCTGCTCAATGACCATGTACAGCAGCTAAGAAACAGTCTGGCCACAAATTCCTTCGATACGCTCGTTTCGATCGCAAGACGTTTCCCGGAGCGGTTCGCCTACATGAATGAGCGGTTGTTCAAGCTGCCGGACGGAACCAAACCCCAAGCGGACACACTGCCCAGCGTGGTCAACTTTGTCGGACAGCTTCCCACTGCCGAGCAGCGGTTCAAAGCGGTTGGTGCGCTGCTGCAGTCACTTACGGTCGAAAACGGTACGCTCGTCGCGGACGCCGAGTACGTGTATCCGCTCGCGAAACTTGCCTACGCTATGCAACCCCTTGTGGACACCGCCAAAAACTCCTCGGACGCGGCTAACCTGCGGGACAGATTTAACACCCCCGTCAGTGGAAATTCCGTGCAGTACTACACGCAGCTACTTCCCCACCCGTCCGCTACGGTAGCCGCCTAG